From Sphingomonas nostoxanthinifaciens, a single genomic window includes:
- a CDS encoding STAS domain-containing protein, whose protein sequence is MSARIAAGEPIALDGSAVEMLGQACLQVLASACRTAEARGLTFVVRGPSHALSEMCTLVGFDRLLAAA, encoded by the coding sequence TTGTCCGCGCGCATTGCTGCCGGCGAGCCGATCGCGCTCGATGGCAGCGCGGTCGAAATGCTCGGCCAAGCCTGCCTGCAGGTGCTGGCGAGCGCCTGCCGCACGGCCGAGGCGCGCGGGCTGACGTTTGTCGTGCGCGGCCCAAGCCACGCGCTCTCCGAAATGTGCACGCTCGTGGGCTTCGATCGCCTGCTGGCGGCCGCCTGA
- a CDS encoding chemotaxis protein CheB: MADTKVLVVDDSLTMRALITRVLDAQPGIRVVGSANGAEEARVEVDRLKPDVMTLDVEMPGMSGIEYLAELMEKKPMPVVMFSTRTEAGASSSIEALRLGAIDCFPKPKVASQSEFDEILGKLGTRIRGAKVTAIKPVKASAPVASFVWNGRMLVMGTDASGTQKLFDLLGRFPANCPPTLIVAHLAPELIDGLIVELDRHVAPTVTKADDLTVPEQGKVYITRPGAAHVGVDQWPGGRIRQMPRDPIGGERPSISLLFAAQAKAASDQTVALLLTDAGEDGGMGLKAVQKIGGYVVAPPAALGEGGTSDYMLMKGNAREPLAWGDVAARVLKLCAK; encoded by the coding sequence ATGGCCGACACCAAGGTTCTCGTCGTCGACGATTCGCTGACGATGCGCGCGCTCATCACGCGCGTGCTCGATGCGCAGCCCGGCATCCGTGTCGTCGGCAGCGCCAACGGTGCTGAGGAAGCACGCGTCGAAGTCGATCGGCTGAAGCCCGACGTGATGACGCTCGACGTCGAGATGCCCGGTATGAGCGGGATCGAATATCTCGCCGAGCTGATGGAAAAGAAGCCCATGCCGGTCGTGATGTTCTCGACCCGTACCGAGGCCGGGGCGTCCTCGTCGATCGAGGCGCTGCGTCTCGGCGCGATCGACTGCTTTCCGAAGCCCAAGGTCGCGTCGCAGAGCGAGTTCGACGAGATCCTCGGCAAGCTCGGCACGCGGATACGCGGCGCCAAGGTCACGGCGATCAAGCCCGTCAAGGCCAGTGCCCCGGTGGCGAGCTTCGTCTGGAACGGGCGCATGCTGGTGATGGGAACCGATGCCAGCGGCACGCAGAAACTGTTCGATCTGCTGGGCAGGTTCCCGGCCAATTGCCCGCCGACCCTGATCGTTGCGCATCTGGCGCCGGAGCTGATCGACGGCCTGATCGTCGAGCTCGACAGGCATGTCGCGCCGACCGTGACGAAGGCCGACGACCTGACCGTGCCGGAGCAGGGCAAGGTCTACATCACCCGCCCCGGTGCCGCCCATGTCGGGGTCGATCAATGGCCGGGCGGCCGCATCCGCCAGATGCCGCGCGATCCGATCGGCGGCGAGCGCCCCTCTATCTCGCTGCTGTTCGCCGCGCAGGCGAAGGCAGCGTCGGATCAGACGGTGGCCTTGCTGCTGACCGATGCCGGCGAGGACGGCGGCATGGGCCTCAAGGCAGTGCAGAAGATCGGCGGCTACGTCGTGGCGCCGCCGGCAGCGCTGGGCGAAGGCGGCACGTCCGATTATATGCTGATGAAGGGCAATGCGCGCGAGCCGCTCGCCTGGGGCGACGTCGCCGCGCGCGTGCTCAAGCTGTGCGCCAAGTGA
- a CDS encoding chemotaxis protein CheD — translation MNAPAPRDQFRRINVIQGESRVTGDPQVVFTTVLGSCIAACLFDPEAKVGGINHFLLAEPGGMEPDARSMQRYGVYAMEVLINAMLAKGAQRHRLRARLYGGATMHRTFRDIGGSNARFARQFLRDENIMLVAEDVGGFCARRVEFRAGLGLSRSRSVTDTHVPPPQEVVRPPAPQDDGDVEFF, via the coding sequence ATGAACGCTCCGGCGCCGAGGGATCAGTTCCGTCGCATCAATGTGATCCAGGGCGAAAGCCGCGTTACCGGCGACCCGCAGGTGGTGTTCACCACCGTTCTGGGCAGCTGCATCGCTGCATGCCTCTTCGATCCGGAAGCGAAGGTCGGCGGGATCAATCATTTTCTGCTGGCCGAACCGGGCGGCATGGAGCCCGACGCGCGCAGCATGCAACGCTACGGCGTCTACGCGATGGAAGTGCTGATCAACGCGATGCTGGCGAAGGGCGCGCAACGGCATCGCCTGCGCGCGCGCCTCTATGGCGGTGCCACCATGCATCGCACCTTCCGCGACATCGGCGGCAGCAATGCGCGGTTCGCACGCCAATTCCTGCGCGACGAGAATATCATGCTGGTGGCGGAGGATGTCGGCGGCTTTTGCGCGCGCCGCGTCGAGTTCCGCGCCGGGCTGGGCCTCTCCCGCTCGCGCAGCGTCACCGATACGCACGTGCCGCCGCCGCAGGAGGTGGTGCGGCCACCCGCACCGCAGGATGACGGCGATGTCGAGTTCTTCTGA
- a CDS encoding sigma-70 family RNA polymerase sigma factor — protein MSFAAPNMAYDDVPATYGRKPARSDPAALARQHMGLVRKIAWHVHGRVSSAIDIEDLVQIGMVALVEAANGYEDRGHAFSTYASMRIRGHMIDHLRRHATLCRSAMTKRKAMGEIAAKLQSRLGRAPSESEMAREMEMEPAAFRELADATMSVRQESLDEVYSDQSMWFADVEERIDTALEREQLVGALSAHISELPEREAMVLQLYFVEEMNLDEIGQVLGVGAARICQIKKAALDRLRKSLADWS, from the coding sequence ATGAGTTTCGCCGCCCCAAACATGGCTTACGACGACGTGCCCGCCACCTATGGCCGCAAGCCGGCGCGCAGCGATCCCGCCGCGCTTGCGCGACAACATATGGGGCTGGTGCGCAAGATTGCGTGGCACGTCCACGGCCGCGTCTCGTCCGCGATCGATATCGAGGATCTGGTGCAGATCGGCATGGTCGCGCTGGTCGAGGCGGCGAACGGCTACGAGGATCGCGGCCATGCTTTCTCCACCTATGCGTCGATGCGCATCCGCGGCCACATGATCGACCATCTGCGCCGCCATGCGACACTCTGTCGTTCGGCGATGACGAAGCGCAAGGCGATGGGCGAGATCGCGGCGAAGCTGCAATCGCGGCTGGGTCGCGCGCCATCCGAGTCAGAAATGGCACGCGAGATGGAGATGGAGCCCGCCGCCTTCCGCGAACTGGCCGATGCAACGATGTCGGTCCGGCAGGAGTCGCTCGACGAGGTCTATTCGGATCAGTCGATGTGGTTCGCCGACGTCGAGGAACGGATCGACACCGCGCTGGAGCGCGAGCAGCTCGTCGGCGCCCTGTCCGCGCATATCTCGGAATTGCCCGAACGCGAGGCGATGGTGCTGCAGCTCTATTTCGTCGAGGAGATGAACCTCGACGAGATCGGGCAGGTGCTCGGCGTCGGCGCCGCGCGCATCTGCCAGATCAAGAAGGCCGCGCTCGATCGCCTGCGCAAGAGCCTCGCCGATTGGAGCTGA
- a CDS encoding protein-glutamate methylesterase/protein-glutamine glutaminase, which translates to MTVRAMVVDDSPTMRVMIARLLDADPDIEVVGTADCPAAARQKIKDLSPDVITLDVEMPGMNGLDFLDKIMRLRPMPVVMVSTLTERGADATVRALEIGAFDCYAKPSGSLASAALADGGRLVSLVKQAAGIRVQPRTTSVARAVEDYTPRPDALIAIGSSTGGVEALVQLLACWPANCPPTVITQHMPALFTKSFAARLDRLCAATVQEARSGAPLTPGHVYLAPGGEAHLEVQGGSAPRCRLVVDELTSGHRPSVDRLFHSVAKAMGGSAVGAILTGMGRDGAVGMKAMRDAGAFTIGQDEQSCVVYGMPQAAFAAGAVTTQLPLRAIGPRLLQECQA; encoded by the coding sequence ATGACCGTGCGTGCGATGGTAGTCGATGACTCGCCGACGATGCGCGTCATGATCGCGCGCCTGCTCGATGCCGATCCGGATATCGAGGTGGTGGGCACCGCCGATTGCCCGGCGGCGGCGCGCCAGAAGATCAAGGATCTCTCGCCCGACGTCATCACTCTCGATGTCGAGATGCCGGGCATGAACGGGCTCGACTTTCTCGACAAGATCATGCGCCTTCGGCCGATGCCGGTGGTGATGGTATCGACCCTCACCGAGCGTGGAGCCGACGCGACGGTGCGCGCGCTGGAGATCGGCGCGTTCGATTGCTATGCCAAGCCTTCGGGCAGTCTCGCTTCGGCCGCACTGGCGGATGGCGGCCGGCTGGTGTCGCTGGTCAAGCAGGCCGCCGGCATTCGCGTCCAGCCGAGGACGACCTCGGTGGCGCGCGCGGTCGAGGATTATACGCCGCGCCCCGACGCGCTGATCGCGATCGGCTCGTCGACCGGCGGGGTCGAGGCACTGGTGCAATTGCTCGCCTGCTGGCCGGCCAATTGCCCGCCGACGGTGATCACGCAGCATATGCCCGCGCTCTTCACCAAGAGCTTTGCCGCGCGGCTCGATCGATTGTGCGCCGCCACCGTTCAGGAGGCGCGTTCCGGCGCGCCGTTGACGCCGGGGCACGTCTACCTTGCCCCGGGCGGCGAGGCGCATCTTGAGGTGCAGGGCGGCTCGGCGCCGCGGTGCCGGCTGGTGGTGGACGAACTCACCAGCGGGCATCGGCCGTCGGTCGACCGGCTGTTCCATTCGGTCGCCAAGGCGATGGGCGGTTCGGCGGTCGGCGCGATCCTGACCGGCATGGGTCGCGACGGCGCCGTCGGCATGAAGGCGATGCGCGACGCGGGCGCCTTCACCATCGGCCAGGACGAGCAGAGCTGCGTCGTCTACGGCATGCCGCAGGCTGCCTTCGCGGCGGGTGCGGTGACGACTCAATTGCCGCTTCGAGCGATCGGACCTCGTTTGCTCCAGGAGTGCCAGGCATGA
- a CDS encoding chemotaxis protein CheA: MDLDEIQQIFFQECEEALLAIESSFGLCRSGDYDRETINTIFRGVHSIKGGAGAFGHDALQGFTHHYETLLDKLRNDEVALTPALLDTLLAAFDVLTDHIAAARGDGAVPADAHVLVMLAKAGEGGAAVEAPAAEASAATVEPTAPAEAPDDFDDIFGMLDGGDAAPTRCWWVKYRPGAGAFDHGGEPLLLLRELQRLGGTVAEGDLDALPLLDALDPTQPCLAWTITLPETVAEDEIRGIFDFIGGSCAVDLIVAQAPAAAIEPISTAEADWAPVIDTQPPEAPSSVAAVAAPEPPALAVVPAAAAVVAAPEPIEASAPAGDGPARGAAAAANQTIRVDLDKLDRLVNLVGELVITQAMLAQRLSVHGMSNVTELTDLDHLTRELQDSAMSIRAQPVKTVFSRVPRIIRELEAHTGKRVRLEMEGEMTEIDKTVVERIGEPLTHLIRNAVDHGIETPAEREAVGKPAEGVVCLSAEHRSGRIVISITDDGRGINRERVRSKAIERGIIPADAVLTTEEIDNLIFAPGFSTAEQVSNISGRGVGMDVVRKNVQALGGRIGIVSTPGQGSTFSLSLPLTLAVLDGMIVRVGDETFVVPLAHIVESLRPAETEVRQIGTASLINVRGSYVPIQNVGRQLGVNGSGHKPSEAVLIVVESDAGQAVLMVDAIQDQRQVVVKSLEANYCAVPGLAGATILGDGRVALILDVDTLVSRWRQEGRAPEALAA; this comes from the coding sequence ATGGACCTCGACGAGATCCAGCAGATCTTCTTTCAGGAATGCGAAGAGGCATTGCTGGCGATCGAGAGCAGCTTCGGGCTCTGCCGCAGCGGCGACTATGATCGGGAAACGATCAACACGATCTTCCGCGGCGTGCACTCGATCAAGGGCGGGGCAGGCGCCTTCGGCCACGACGCGCTGCAGGGCTTCACCCATCATTACGAGACGCTGCTCGACAAGCTGCGCAATGACGAGGTGGCGCTGACGCCGGCCTTGCTCGACACGCTGCTGGCGGCGTTCGACGTCTTGACCGATCATATCGCGGCGGCGCGCGGCGATGGTGCGGTTCCGGCCGATGCCCATGTTCTCGTCATGCTGGCGAAGGCGGGGGAGGGCGGCGCTGCCGTCGAGGCACCCGCGGCCGAGGCTTCGGCGGCAACGGTCGAGCCGACCGCTCCGGCGGAGGCGCCGGACGATTTTGACGACATCTTCGGCATGCTCGATGGCGGCGATGCCGCACCCACGCGCTGCTGGTGGGTGAAGTATCGTCCCGGCGCCGGCGCGTTCGACCATGGCGGCGAGCCGTTGCTGCTGCTGCGCGAGCTTCAGCGCCTGGGCGGCACCGTCGCGGAGGGTGACCTCGACGCGCTGCCCTTGCTCGACGCGCTCGACCCCACCCAGCCGTGCCTCGCCTGGACGATCACGCTGCCCGAGACGGTCGCCGAGGACGAGATTCGCGGCATCTTCGACTTCATCGGCGGCAGTTGCGCCGTCGACCTGATCGTTGCCCAGGCGCCCGCTGCCGCGATCGAGCCGATTTCGACTGCGGAGGCGGACTGGGCCCCCGTCATCGATACCCAGCCGCCAGAGGCGCCTTCATCGGTGGCGGCAGTGGCGGCTCCAGAGCCGCCAGCTCTCGCTGTCGTGCCGGCGGCAGCGGCGGTCGTCGCTGCGCCCGAACCGATCGAGGCATCGGCTCCGGCCGGCGATGGTCCCGCGCGCGGTGCCGCAGCGGCCGCCAACCAGACGATCCGCGTCGATCTCGACAAGCTCGACCGGCTGGTCAATCTGGTGGGCGAGCTCGTCATCACGCAGGCGATGCTGGCGCAGCGCCTGTCGGTCCACGGCATGTCCAACGTGACCGAGCTCACCGATCTCGATCATCTGACGCGCGAGCTGCAGGACAGCGCGATGTCGATCCGCGCGCAGCCGGTGAAGACCGTGTTCAGCCGCGTGCCGCGCATCATCCGCGAGCTGGAAGCGCATACCGGCAAGCGCGTCCGCCTCGAGATGGAAGGCGAGATGACCGAGATCGACAAGACGGTCGTCGAGCGCATCGGCGAGCCGCTGACCCACCTGATCCGCAATGCGGTCGATCATGGCATCGAGACGCCAGCGGAGCGCGAGGCGGTGGGCAAGCCCGCCGAGGGCGTGGTGTGTCTGTCGGCCGAGCATCGCTCGGGCCGGATCGTCATCTCGATCACCGACGACGGGCGCGGCATCAATCGCGAGCGCGTGCGCTCCAAGGCGATCGAGCGCGGCATCATCCCCGCCGACGCGGTGCTGACGACCGAGGAGATCGACAATCTGATCTTCGCTCCCGGCTTCTCGACCGCCGAGCAGGTGTCCAACATTTCCGGCCGCGGCGTCGGCATGGACGTCGTGCGCAAGAATGTGCAGGCGCTCGGTGGCCGCATCGGCATCGTCTCGACACCCGGCCAGGGCTCCACCTTCAGCCTCAGCCTGCCGCTGACGCTCGCGGTGCTCGACGGCATGATCGTGCGCGTGGGTGACGAAACCTTCGTCGTTCCGCTTGCGCACATCGTCGAAAGCCTGCGTCCGGCTGAGACGGAGGTCCGCCAGATCGGTACGGCCTCGCTCATCAACGTGCGCGGAAGCTACGTGCCGATCCAGAATGTGGGTCGCCAGCTCGGCGTCAACGGCTCCGGCCACAAGCCGAGCGAGGCGGTGCTGATCGTGGTCGAATCCGATGCAGGCCAGGCCGTCCTGATGGTCGACGCGATCCAGGACCAGCGCCAGGTCGTCGTGAAGAGCCTTGAGGCCAATTATTGCGCGGTGCCCGGCCTTGCCGGCGCGACCATCCTCGGCGACGGGCGCGTGGCGCTGATCCTCGACGTCGATACCTTGGTATCGCGTTGGCGGCAGGAGGGGCGCGCACCCGAGGCGCTCGCGGCATGA
- a CDS encoding cation diffusion facilitator family transporter, which produces MTNAVHSHHHDHHDHDHHHHHGHGHDHGSGHHDHTSGATARSLLIALGLSGSVLAVELVGAFAFNSLALLSDAAHMMTDVAALAIALLAVRIGEKAPDDKRSFGYKRLEILAAAFNALLLFAAAAYVLVEAIGRFREPEPVAATGMMIVAGIALVANLISMRVLMAGRGESMAVRGAYLEVWADAVGALGVIIAALAIRLTGATWIDPIVAIGLSLWILPRTWSLLRDTVNILLEGTPRGIDLADIRRAIGDEPGVRDVHDLHVWSMSTSDINGSVHIAVEDDADGEDVRLAVADLLERRFAIGHATIQVERQPCAADARPHR; this is translated from the coding sequence ATGACCAACGCCGTGCACAGCCATCACCACGATCATCACGATCATGACCACCACCATCATCATGGCCACGGTCACGATCATGGATCAGGCCATCATGATCACACGTCCGGCGCGACCGCGCGCTCGCTGTTGATCGCGCTTGGCCTGAGCGGCAGCGTGCTGGCGGTCGAGTTGGTCGGAGCCTTCGCCTTCAACAGCCTCGCCCTGCTCTCCGACGCGGCGCACATGATGACCGACGTCGCCGCGCTGGCGATCGCGCTTCTCGCGGTCCGGATCGGCGAGAAGGCGCCCGACGACAAGCGCAGCTTCGGCTACAAGCGGCTCGAGATCCTCGCCGCGGCGTTCAACGCCCTGCTGCTGTTCGCCGCCGCCGCTTACGTGCTCGTCGAGGCGATCGGCCGCTTTCGTGAGCCCGAGCCCGTCGCCGCAACCGGGATGATGATCGTGGCCGGCATCGCGCTGGTCGCCAATCTTATTTCGATGCGCGTCCTGATGGCTGGCCGCGGCGAGAGCATGGCGGTGAGGGGCGCCTATCTGGAGGTGTGGGCCGATGCGGTCGGGGCACTTGGCGTCATTATCGCGGCGCTGGCGATCCGGCTGACGGGCGCGACCTGGATCGATCCGATCGTCGCGATCGGGCTCTCGCTCTGGATTCTGCCGCGCACATGGTCGCTGTTGCGCGATACGGTCAACATCCTGCTCGAAGGCACGCCGCGCGGCATCGATCTCGCCGATATCCGCCGGGCGATCGGCGATGAGCCGGGCGTTCGCGACGTGCACGATCTGCATGTCTGGTCGATGTCGACCAGCGACATTAACGGTTCGGTTCATATCGCGGTCGAGGACGACGCCGATGGCGAGGATGTCCGGCTCGCCGTCGCCGACCTGCTGGAACGGCGTTTCGCGATCGGGCACGCGACCATCCAGGTCGAGCGTCAGCCCTGCGCGGCGGATGCGCGGCCGCATCGTTAG
- a CDS encoding GFA family protein, whose product MTDVTPAITGGCLCGALRYEATTAPDFSGYCLCVDCRRASGSGFIPFMGFAAAALTVTGAAHAFHSPCLRGTAVRNFCPTCGALVFGGELGVDDSHTIYAGTLDDPAHFRPRAAIFVRDKPDWVLLPPGLRLFEAMP is encoded by the coding sequence ATGACCGACGTCACGCCTGCCATCACCGGCGGCTGCCTGTGCGGCGCATTGCGCTACGAAGCGACGACCGCGCCCGACTTTTCGGGTTATTGCCTGTGCGTGGATTGCCGCCGGGCGTCTGGATCGGGCTTCATCCCCTTCATGGGGTTCGCCGCAGCGGCGCTGACCGTCACCGGCGCCGCGCACGCCTTCCATTCGCCGTGCCTGCGCGGGACGGCGGTGCGCAATTTCTGCCCGACCTGCGGGGCATTGGTGTTCGGAGGAGAGTTGGGCGTGGACGACAGCCACACCATCTATGCCGGCACGCTCGACGACCCGGCGCACTTCCGGCCGCGCGCGGCGATCTTCGTCCGCGACAAGCCCGATTGGGTGCTGCTGCCGCCGGGCCTGCGCCTGTTCGAGGCAATGCCCTGA
- a CDS encoding CheR family methyltransferase, translated as MSALAVERAPGREFAFSPDDFRWISEFIYREAGIVLGEGKAQLVYSRWAKRLRASGCASFAAYRKLIETDSEERAAAVYGLTTNHTKFFREDHHFDHFVRETWPPLAARLNDGGKVRLWSAACSSGEEPYTLAMVAMGARRDVAASLLRRDLRILATDLSLDVLKIAREGRYPVDTLASVPGDLRSTWVQRRGDTGEIDPDLRALIAFRQLNLLGDWPIRGRFDAIFCRNVMIYFDDPTKARLQERLAAALAPGGFLYIGHSERLLGAAEKMLTPVGHTMYRKVAP; from the coding sequence ATGAGTGCGCTTGCAGTCGAACGCGCTCCCGGGCGCGAGTTCGCCTTTTCGCCCGACGATTTTCGCTGGATCAGCGAATTCATCTATCGCGAGGCCGGCATCGTCCTGGGCGAGGGCAAGGCCCAGCTCGTCTATTCGCGTTGGGCCAAGCGGCTGCGAGCTAGCGGCTGCGCCAGTTTCGCTGCCTATCGCAAACTGATCGAGACCGACAGTGAGGAACGGGCGGCGGCGGTCTATGGCCTGACCACCAACCACACCAAATTCTTCCGCGAAGATCATCATTTCGATCATTTCGTGCGCGAGACGTGGCCGCCGCTGGCGGCGCGGCTGAACGACGGTGGCAAGGTCCGTTTGTGGTCTGCAGCCTGTTCCAGTGGCGAGGAGCCCTATACGCTGGCGATGGTCGCCATGGGCGCGCGGCGCGACGTCGCCGCCAGCCTGCTGCGCCGCGACCTGCGCATCCTCGCGACCGATCTGTCGCTGGACGTGCTGAAGATCGCGCGCGAGGGCCGTTATCCGGTCGACACGCTCGCCAGCGTACCGGGCGACTTGCGCTCGACCTGGGTGCAGCGCCGCGGCGATACGGGCGAGATCGATCCGGACCTGCGCGCCTTGATCGCCTTCCGCCAGCTCAACCTGCTCGGCGACTGGCCGATCCGCGGCCGGTTCGACGCGATCTTCTGTCGCAACGTGATGATCTATTTCGACGATCCCACGAAGGCGCGGCTGCAGGAGCGGCTGGCGGCGGCGCTTGCCCCCGGCGGCTTCCTCTACATCGGTCATTCGGAGCGGCTGCTGGGCGCTGCGGAGAAGATGCTGACACCCGTCGGCCACACTATGTACCGGAAGGTGGCGCCATGA
- a CDS encoding response regulator, translating to MNKTIMMVDDSPSMRMLLRAALTDLGYTVSEAEDGQAALEKFEREMPDLLITDINMPRMDGFGLIEALRGRTHLQSMPILVLTTESSDEKKQRARAAGATGWIVKPFNPEKLAAAIRRVLH from the coding sequence ATAAACAAGACGATCATGATGGTCGATGATTCACCCAGCATGCGCATGCTGCTGCGTGCCGCGCTGACCGACCTTGGCTATACCGTGTCGGAGGCCGAGGACGGGCAGGCCGCGCTCGAGAAGTTCGAGCGCGAAATGCCCGACCTGCTCATCACCGACATCAACATGCCGCGCATGGACGGTTTCGGGCTGATCGAGGCGCTGCGCGGACGCACGCACCTGCAGTCGATGCCGATCCTGGTGCTGACCACCGAAAGTTCGGACGAGAAGAAGCAGCGCGCGCGGGCGGCTGGCGCAACCGGCTGGATCGTCAAGCCGTTCAATCCCGAAAAGCTCGCGGCGGCCATTCGCCGCGTGCTGCACTGA
- a CDS encoding methyl-accepting chemotaxis protein produces MKNMRIATKLLVCFGGVAIVLAALAGMLMFDMSRMNTLSDTVISNRLPKVVLADELGIAVANYGTFQRAHILSPEPARRAMLEERLQQLGAVIHDHLKTLDAIIAVPAARAHLSAGQAAWRDYEAKAIQVRQLSRDAKNDEALAELRSADARFDDLQTEMAKLSEFEVGLAKGAGTDANEVYKNTLKVAMAALAVAFGLIAGILVLLIRAIAKPLVGMTKAMGELAAGNMSAEVPVDPRADEVGDLAKAMAMFRDQLAEAERSKQRQTDMLVSSVGTGLGQLADGNLTTRIDADLTGPFAKLKENFNHAVGTLQATMRSIAEGAGGINTGAGEIRQASDDLSHRTEQQAASLEETAAAIDQLTAAVRQTAEGADRANALVGEARADAEQGGQVVRRAIEAMSGIERGSNEISEIISVIDGIAFQTNLLALNAGVEAARAGDAGRGFAVVASEVRALAQRSADAAKDVKARVLSSSDQVNTGVQLVSETGRSLERIIVRVGDISQLVSEIAGAAQQQSTGLHEVNTAVGEMDSVTQQNAAMVEQATAAARSLAGEAAEFTRQVARFNLGDGASAAVARSPVHALQQRADQAIRRPAKPARGNAAVAIADDDWSNF; encoded by the coding sequence ATGAAGAATATGCGGATCGCGACGAAGCTGCTTGTCTGCTTCGGCGGAGTGGCAATCGTTCTGGCGGCGCTTGCCGGCATGTTGATGTTCGATATGTCGCGGATGAACACCTTAAGCGACACGGTGATTTCCAATCGTTTGCCCAAGGTCGTCCTGGCGGACGAACTGGGCATCGCGGTGGCGAATTACGGCACGTTCCAACGCGCCCACATCCTTTCGCCGGAGCCGGCCCGACGGGCGATGCTGGAAGAACGCCTGCAGCAGCTGGGCGCGGTCATCCACGATCACCTCAAAACGCTCGACGCGATCATCGCCGTGCCGGCCGCGCGCGCGCACCTGTCCGCCGGCCAGGCGGCGTGGCGCGATTATGAAGCGAAAGCCATTCAGGTTCGGCAGCTGTCCCGCGACGCCAAGAACGATGAAGCGCTGGCGGAACTACGTAGCGCGGACGCGCGCTTCGATGATCTGCAGACCGAGATGGCGAAGCTGTCCGAGTTCGAGGTCGGCCTGGCGAAGGGCGCCGGCACCGATGCCAACGAAGTCTATAAGAACACGCTCAAGGTGGCGATGGCGGCGCTGGCGGTGGCGTTCGGCCTGATCGCCGGCATCCTCGTCCTGCTGATCCGCGCCATCGCCAAGCCGCTGGTCGGCATGACCAAGGCGATGGGTGAGCTGGCCGCGGGCAATATGAGCGCCGAGGTTCCGGTCGATCCGCGCGCCGACGAGGTCGGCGATCTCGCCAAGGCGATGGCGATGTTCCGCGATCAGCTGGCCGAAGCCGAGCGCTCGAAGCAGCGCCAGACCGACATGCTGGTGTCGAGCGTCGGCACCGGGCTCGGCCAACTTGCCGACGGCAATCTGACGACCCGCATCGACGCCGATCTGACCGGACCGTTCGCGAAGCTGAAGGAGAATTTCAACCACGCGGTCGGCACGCTGCAGGCGACGATGCGCTCCATCGCCGAGGGCGCGGGCGGCATCAACACCGGTGCCGGCGAGATCCGGCAGGCGTCGGACGACCTGTCGCATCGTACCGAACAGCAGGCTGCCAGTCTTGAGGAGACCGCTGCGGCGATCGACCAGCTCACTGCCGCCGTGCGCCAGACCGCGGAAGGCGCGGACCGCGCCAACGCGCTGGTCGGCGAAGCGCGCGCCGATGCCGAACAAGGCGGTCAGGTGGTGCGTCGCGCGATCGAGGCGATGAGCGGGATCGAGCGCGGATCGAACGAGATTTCCGAGATCATCAGCGTCATCGACGGTATCGCCTTCCAGACCAACCTGCTCGCGCTGAATGCAGGCGTCGAGGCGGCGCGCGCGGGCGATGCGGGACGGGGCTTCGCCGTGGTCGCCTCGGAGGTACGTGCGCTGGCACAGCGCTCCGCCGACGCGGCGAAGGACGTGAAGGCCCGCGTCCTGTCGAGTAGCGACCAGGTGAACACCGGCGTCCAGCTCGTCAGCGAGACGGGCCGATCGCTCGAGCGCATTATCGTGCGCGTGGGCGACATCAGTCAGCTGGTGTCGGAAATCGCCGGGGCCGCGCAACAGCAGTCGACCGGGCTGCACGAGGTCAACACCGCGGTGGGCGAGATGGACAGCGTCACCCAGCAGAATGCAGCGATGGTCGAGCAGGCCACCGCCGCGGCGCGCAGCCTTGCGGGCGAGGCGGCCGAGTTCACCCGCCAGGTGGCGCGCTTCAATCTCGGCGACGGGGCCTCTGCCGCAGTCGCGCGCTCGCCGGTCCACGCACTGCAACAGCGGGCCGATCAGGCAATCCGTCGGCCGGCCAAGCCCGCGCGTGGCAATGCAGCGGTTGCGATTGCGGACGACGACTGGTCGAATTTTTAA
- a CDS encoding chemotaxis protein CheW, whose protein sequence is MHRQLITFQLGEQVLGIDIMAIREIRAWSPATPLPNVPPYVRGVVNLRGVVLPVLDLRHRIGWGATDPTSRHVIIVVRAAEQLQGLIVDAVNDIVAINPDEIQPLPDIGDGGASFLEGIVTVEDRMITVVSLDRLVDLAATPAAIAA, encoded by the coding sequence ATGCACCGTCAACTGATTACCTTCCAACTCGGCGAGCAGGTGCTCGGCATCGATATCATGGCGATTCGCGAGATCCGTGCATGGTCGCCGGCGACGCCGCTGCCGAACGTGCCGCCCTACGTGCGCGGCGTCGTCAATCTGCGCGGCGTGGTGCTGCCGGTGCTCGACCTGCGCCACCGCATCGGCTGGGGCGCGACCGATCCGACCAGCCGCCACGTCATCATCGTCGTGCGCGCGGCGGAGCAGCTGCAGGGCCTGATCGTCGACGCGGTCAACGACATCGTCGCGATCAATCCCGACGAGATCCAGCCGTTGCCCGACATCGGCGACGGCGGTGCCTCGTTCCTGGAGGGGATCGTCACGGTCGAGGATCGCATGATCACCGTGGTGTCGCTCGACCGGCTGGTCGATCTCGCCGCCACGCCAGCCGCCATCGCCGCCTGA